A genomic window from Nicotiana sylvestris chromosome 11, ASM39365v2, whole genome shotgun sequence includes:
- the LOC138881183 gene encoding uncharacterized protein: protein MAGGTNAELRQRIEQLEALVGQALEVNGDSSVLARMARLEADYAPRHETTLVEMALVRQEKEELREEVVQLQRELQTVAPRSDERTKLRIPEPKAYGGARSAKELENFLWDMEQYFQAARVQDDEKVTITPMYLTDDAKVWWRTRMTEVESAGLPKIETWEMLKKELKSQFLPTNSSWIERDGLRRLKQSGTVAEYVKKLSSLMLNVSNMTEEDKLHYFMSGLKGWAQLELRRQNVQSLSTAIAAADALADLNIGDDPAETSHSKAGGKKETAKEWKKSGKGQTAEDEGFAKNVRQEIHNGKDRSGKFKDCFTFGGPHLKKDCPVQARVNAMLAAEKQEQVAEANAIVADGNGASGAVNVNNPLGLLH from the coding sequence ATGGCTGGTGGCACAAATGCGGAACTGCGTCAAAGGATAGAGCAGTTGGAAGCACTTGTTGGACAGGCTCTCGAAGTAAATGGCGATTCTTCTGTTCTTGCGAGAATGGCACGGTTAGAGGCAGATTATGCACCGAGACATGAGACAACGCTGGTAGAAATGGCCTTGGTACGCCAAGAGAAGGAAGAACTGCGCGAGGAAGTGGTTCAACTTCAAAGGGAATTGCAAACTGTTGCCCCTAGAAGTGATGAACGCACAAAGTTGAGGATTCCGGAGCCAAAGGCTTATGGGGGTGCAAGAAGTGCCAAAGAACTGGAAAATTTCTTGTGGGATATGGAGCAGTATTTCCAGGCTGCCCGTGTGCAGGATGATGAAAAGGTGACGATCACACCAATGTATTTGACGGATGATGCAAAAGTGTGGTGGCGTACACGGATGACAGAGGTGGAAAGTGCTGGACTGCCCAAGATCGAAACTTGGGAGATGCTGAAGAAGGAATTAAAATCCCAATTCCTTCCGACTAACTCGTCATGGATTGAACGAGATGGACTGCGTCGCTTGAAACAAAGTGGCACGGTGGCGGAGTATGTCAAGAAACTTTCATCCTTGATGCTGAATGTAAGTAATATGACAGAGGAAGATAAGCTGCATTACTTCATGAGTGGATTGAAGGGCTGGGCGCAATTGGAGTTGAGAAGGCAGAATGTTCAAAGCCTCTCTACTGCCATTGCTGCGGCAGATGCGTTGGCTGACCTGAACATAGGTGATGACCCTGCTGAAACTTCGCATTCAAAGGCTGGCGGGAAGAAAGAAACAGCTAAGGAATGGAAGAAAAGTGGGAAGGGCCAAACTGCCGAAGATGAGGGATTTGCCAAGAATGTGAGACAGGAGATTCACAACGGCAAAGATAGGAGCGGCAAGTTCAAAGACTGCTTTACTTTTGGGGGACCTCACTTGAAGAAGGACTGTCCGGTGCAGGCTAGGGTGAACGCTATGCTGGCTGCAGAAAAACAGGAACAAGTGGCGGAGGCGAATGCCATTGTGGCAGATGGGAATGGAGCATCAGGGGCGGTGAATGTCAACAACCCCTTGGGGCTGCTTCATTGA